The following are encoded in a window of Chryseobacterium sp. genomic DNA:
- a CDS encoding T9SS type B sorting domain-containing protein — protein sequence MKKQLLLFFLLVLSLGNLRAQFDTDHYIAPYFASTTGYTHGLYFSTKSTTPFNVEIYNNGTVVHTITGLSKNNPQVWIMTTAQAQQYIFASADADALVVTNRGLYTKAVGTANDMRYFVSLRLRQSAHGEFLTSKGKAGLGLQFYAAPAPLTYNSSSMNFTAGVLATENNTTVTVSGYNAGIRFVNGPAANTPPSYTFTLNKGQSVLIAGEANFAANQTGFIGAKITADKPISMTNGNANGMFGTANTTSGSDLILDQSVPVERLGNTFAMVRSLTYLADASNVEGGLVVAKEDNTQIFLNGSATAAATINEGEYYRILSNNYINQGNNHYNMYISTSKPVYLYQLLGTGTSAAGTNTAGYNYIPPLSCYMPREVDEIGFINQMPSHTGSINMKLNILTESGATVTVNGVTPTAVQGPYPVTGNPNWVSYDVPNVTGNLTIVSNKALTAGINGGYSTAGYGGYFAGFSSVPAIVKQTGECIPGLILAVDDIYETYQWFLNGNPIAGANTFQYSPTVPGVYTCTVSISGCAPVTTPEYEVFPCPVNTTLDVNVCGGRTFDVEFSSSTQTVDLNSIVITSQPANGTVAVDNLNGTITYTPNAGYLGPDTFTYAFQSTVPVFFDSESVTVNINVVLLETTDDALIACPFNGVATYDLTTTDVTNYPGAAFNYYPTLTDAQNGTNEILVPAAYVSAAGNVFVKVTTPEGCVDYATITLSFYDQPALNDAVMESCFIASSPVTGEFDLSTANVGGGIGATKHYFPSLTDALNNTNQIQNPFVYLSSSTEVFVRVYTANGCYGIAKITLNVILPNYSSVLQDKVICIEDKTTLDAGPGFEAYEWSTGATTQTISNVGVGEYWVILTTDGCKTKQTVRVHKAPEVIINNIDINNNTVTLTVTGGQLPYQYSADGINWQDSNIFTEVPRGQNTFYVKDALDCVPVAVEITVPNLVNVITPNSDGVNDYVDYSALRYKKNLTFSVYDRYGIKVHEGNKNNDYRWDGRVADKKVSTGTYWYHISWTEPDATSAPVTYKGWILVKNRE from the coding sequence ATGAAAAAACAATTACTCCTTTTCTTTCTTCTGGTACTTTCGTTAGGGAATCTCCGTGCACAGTTTGATACTGATCATTACATTGCGCCCTATTTTGCAAGTACCACCGGCTATACGCACGGACTTTACTTTTCAACAAAATCAACTACGCCATTTAACGTAGAAATCTATAACAACGGCACGGTAGTGCACACGATTACAGGTTTGAGCAAAAACAATCCTCAGGTCTGGATTATGACTACTGCACAAGCTCAGCAATATATTTTTGCAAGTGCAGACGCAGATGCACTGGTTGTTACCAACCGCGGACTTTATACAAAAGCAGTGGGCACAGCCAATGATATGCGCTATTTTGTTTCGTTGAGACTCAGACAGTCAGCGCATGGTGAATTCCTTACCTCAAAAGGAAAAGCGGGACTTGGTCTTCAGTTTTATGCGGCACCTGCCCCACTGACTTACAACTCGTCTTCAATGAACTTTACTGCGGGAGTTCTGGCTACGGAAAATAATACAACTGTTACCGTAAGCGGATATAATGCGGGCATTAGGTTTGTAAACGGACCTGCTGCCAATACACCACCTTCTTATACATTTACACTGAACAAAGGTCAGTCTGTTCTTATTGCCGGAGAAGCTAATTTCGCCGCAAACCAGACAGGCTTCATTGGTGCCAAAATTACTGCGGATAAACCTATTTCCATGACCAATGGTAATGCCAACGGCATGTTCGGTACCGCCAATACCACTTCAGGTTCCGATCTCATCCTGGACCAAAGTGTCCCGGTAGAAAGGCTGGGTAATACCTTTGCCATGGTGCGGAGTTTAACTTACCTGGCAGACGCTTCAAACGTAGAAGGCGGACTTGTAGTAGCTAAGGAAGACAATACACAGATTTTCCTGAACGGCTCGGCTACAGCAGCGGCAACAATCAACGAAGGTGAGTATTACCGAATCCTAAGCAACAACTACATTAACCAGGGTAATAATCATTACAATATGTACATCAGTACTTCCAAGCCGGTTTATCTTTACCAGCTTTTGGGAACAGGTACTTCTGCTGCCGGTACCAATACGGCAGGATATAACTATATACCGCCATTGAGCTGCTATATGCCGCGCGAAGTGGACGAAATTGGCTTCATTAACCAGATGCCGAGTCATACCGGCTCCATCAATATGAAACTTAACATTCTGACGGAATCAGGTGCTACAGTAACCGTGAATGGTGTTACACCAACAGCTGTTCAGGGTCCTTATCCTGTTACAGGGAATCCTAACTGGGTTTCTTATGATGTTCCCAACGTAACCGGAAATCTTACGATCGTTTCCAACAAGGCGCTTACTGCCGGTATCAACGGAGGATATTCTACGGCCGGATACGGAGGGTATTTCGCTGGGTTTTCTTCTGTACCTGCTATTGTAAAGCAAACAGGCGAGTGTATACCGGGTCTTATTCTTGCTGTAGATGATATTTATGAAACCTATCAGTGGTTCCTGAACGGAAACCCTATCGCAGGTGCAAATACTTTCCAGTATAGCCCTACGGTACCGGGTGTCTATACCTGTACAGTAAGTATTTCGGGATGTGCTCCTGTAACTACACCTGAGTATGAAGTTTTCCCATGTCCTGTAAATACAACACTTGATGTTAATGTTTGCGGCGGAAGGACTTTTGATGTTGAATTCAGCAGCTCTACACAAACAGTGGACCTCAATTCCATTGTGATTACCAGCCAACCGGCAAACGGTACCGTGGCTGTTGATAATTTAAACGGAACCATCACCTACACGCCAAATGCGGGTTATTTAGGGCCGGATACTTTTACTTACGCTTTCCAAAGTACAGTTCCTGTTTTCTTTGACAGCGAATCTGTAACAGTAAATATCAATGTCGTTCTGCTGGAAACAACAGATGATGCGCTGATTGCCTGTCCGTTTAACGGCGTGGCAACCTATGACCTTACCACCACGGATGTTACCAATTATCCGGGAGCTGCATTTAATTACTATCCGACTCTTACAGATGCGCAGAACGGTACGAATGAAATCCTGGTACCAGCTGCCTATGTGTCAGCAGCAGGAAATGTTTTTGTTAAAGTAACCACACCCGAAGGATGTGTGGACTATGCCACAATCACACTGTCATTCTATGACCAGCCCGCATTAAATGATGCGGTAATGGAGTCATGCTTTATTGCGAGCTCACCGGTTACAGGAGAATTTGACCTTAGTACTGCGAATGTCGGAGGCGGAATTGGAGCTACCAAACACTATTTCCCATCCCTGACCGATGCACTTAACAACACCAATCAGATCCAGAATCCGTTTGTTTACCTGAGTTCAAGCACAGAGGTCTTCGTACGGGTTTATACCGCCAACGGCTGTTACGGAATCGCCAAGATTACTCTTAATGTAATTCTGCCAAACTACTCCTCCGTACTTCAGGATAAAGTGATCTGTATTGAAGATAAAACCACACTAGATGCAGGCCCCGGTTTTGAAGCTTATGAGTGGAGCACAGGTGCTACAACACAAACAATCTCCAACGTGGGTGTAGGTGAATATTGGGTAATACTCACCACGGACGGATGTAAAACCAAGCAAACCGTTAGGGTTCATAAGGCTCCGGAAGTAATCATCAATAACATTGATATCAATAACAATACGGTAACCTTAACAGTGACAGGCGGGCAGCTTCCATACCAGTATTCTGCTGACGGGATAAACTGGCAGGATTCCAATATCTTCACTGAAGTACCGAGAGGTCAGAATACTTTCTATGTGAAAGATGCGCTGGATTGTGTACCGGTTGCAGTGGAAATTACTGTTCCTAATCTGGTGAACGTGATTACGCCAAATTCAGACGGCGTTAATGATTATGTGGATTATTCAGCACTGCGTTATAAGAAAAACCTGACTTTCTCCGTATATGACAGATATGGAATCAAAGTTCACGAGGGAAATAAAAATAACGACTACCGCTGGGACGGACGTGTGGCCGACAAGAAGGTTAGCACAGGAACTTACTGGTACCATATTTCATGGACTGAGCCGGATGCCACCTCTGCTCCGGTAACTTACAAAGGATGGATACTTGTAAAGAACAGAGAATAA